DNA from Delphinus delphis chromosome 8, mDelDel1.2, whole genome shotgun sequence:
ATGAGGGATTCTCCTTCCCTTATCACTAGATAGGTTTCTCGAAATTCAAGAAACCTAAGTACGTTCCCCTAAAAGAGCAAGGTCTGCAATCCCTTCACTTCTGaggtggaaggagagaagaatggTACCAGATTAAGTCTATTCATTTGTCTGGTGTGGGACAGCTTGCACTGTGCCAAAACTCAAGAGAcggctttttccttttcttttttttttttcttttgtgccaagccactcttttttttttttttttctaactaggCTTTTGCTAAAATCAGCATTCCCCAGCATCCTACTTGGACCACAATTTTGTTGGAAAGAAGCTAACCAGCATTTCAGGGATATTGAtcatagaaaaaaagagatggagatGCTACTGTCAGATTATTCTCATGTCCAGCAAATCTCCTTAACCTGAAGACAGTCATTTTAAAAGACCCACGGTTAACATGCCCTTAAAGCCGCTTTTCTCAGAGCAATGATGACCTCATGCAGTTCCAACCACTTGGTCATACCTAGACAATGACGTCCATCTTCAAGACCACTCATTAGGCTAGGATTACCATTGAATGGGCTGATACTTCCTACTCACGTCCAGCCTTGACTTCAACATCCCCATACCCTCGCTCATCAGCTGAGCTACTCGCTCACCACTGGTCTCAACAACGcaatcaaatgaataaataaacaacaaacaaacaaataaaacttccCTTTTTTCCCATAAAAGCCCTACATTAAAGACCTGCATTCATAAAACGCCACCTAATGCCTCTGTGAAATTCACAACGGGGTATTTCCTTAATTGACAATGGGGTTTAAACTGAAGCAGAGTAAACAAGTGACCTGCCCAAATGATCTGGCAGGTGAGTAGCCAAACTAGTTCAAAGAAACAAGAATTCTCGGTTCCTAAGCCCTTCTTCTACACTTACGTTCTTGCTTTTCCTAGCTGAGAGACTActgattaagaaatattttttctttccaacacGGGCCTTGCCATGATATATTATCCAGAGAGAGTGGCACCTTTTCCAGAGAAAAAGTAGTAACAGGAGGAACAGGTAATGTATctgaaatggagaaaaacaaataggcTCATCACCCTGAGGCCAGGACATTTGGTCTTTGGTTCTGGTTTGCAGTATGTATAGCAGAGCTGAAACCTGAACTGGCATCTCAAGCCCAGTGGAATCCACATGGTAAATCCCTATGGAATTCAGTCACAGCCTCTCATGCCTAGGAGATTAATGCACAAAAGCCCTGAGAACTGGCAGAGTTTTCCTGGTAGGGCAGAACTGGTACAACAGGGTCCGGTAAATCTGCCCACACCTCATTCATCTCTCATCCAAAGCTCTAGCTCTATGGTTtttgtgcagaaaagagttaataTAGTAGGCCTGGAAAGGGCTGTTTGCAAGGTTGGCCCTTGGCTGACATCTGAAGACTTCGATTTCATTGGGAAGGTTCCCACATGAACTGATGAGACTGGCTCACTGGCTCTAAACTGTTTCTACAAACAATGTGGTTCACCGTGAAAacctcctttccttctgggagtcagGAAAAGACTGCCTACATGACCAGCCCCCCATTAAAACCTTGGGTATTTAGCCTCTAACAAGCTTCCTTCTAGACATTTCACACATATTGCGAACAAATCGTTGCTAGGGGAATTAAGCACATCCTGCATGATCCCACCGGGAGAGGGCTCTGGAAGCTTGGGCCTGGTTTCCCCTGTACTCTGCTCCAGGTGCCTTTTCCCTTGGCTGATCTTTTGTTGTATCCTGTTGCTGTAATAAATCAAAGCTCTAAGTACAACTGCGTGCACTGCACCCAGCCTGAGGGTGATCTTGGGACCCCCCAAGTACAGGGAGTCCTTTATGGTATATACCAAGTATATGGTATAGGGAGGCTCAGTAAGTAGCCCCACCCCCACCGTCACGGTTTCACCCACATCCTTCTCTCATCCTTCTGTCCCCCcattcaatttcctcatccaaTGCTCAGAATGCCAAAGGCATGTATCTTCCTGAAATTTCCTCACTTTATAGTAAATGAGGTGCATTTCTTTAAGCTGCTACACAGAAAGTAGGAAGAAGTATTTGTTGAAGGAGTCACTTCTCAAAGGAATAAGGAAGAAACAGCACTCATGCTTTTTGAGTTCCTTTCTAGGCTGTCTGATCACCAAGCCTCCCAGAGACAAAGGAGCCAGGGTCACCACAACTTAAAAGGAAGGCAGCATGCTCACCTCACAGTTCTGACTTACAACTACTGCTGGTAGTCTCACTTTCTACAACTGCACAGCTGCAGAAGTTAGTGTTTTAATACTGGGATGTGTCCCGCTCCAAGACTGACCAAACGGATGGATAAATTTAGCCCTTTTTAGAAACCTAAGCTCGTCATAAGCAGGATTCTGTAACAGCCATATCTCCAACCTGGTTCCCGTGGCTGACTTAACCCAATCCATTGTCTGGAGCAAGCCTTGGCTAGTGCGTCTTGAGAAGTCCATTGTGTTTTACCTGCCGCTCCTCACTCCGCCTGCTTCTCCAGGTGTGGTACTTCTTGCTGCTTTTCCTCCATGCAAAACGCCAGATGCTAACCATGAAACACCAAGACACAGCATACATCGCAACTCCCCCGACCTTCACAAACCACTTGGGCTTGGGTGAgaccatttcacagaagaggaggtGAGCTCCTACGCCAATCCTCACTCCAGTGAACAGAGCTGCAAAGAGGAAATCCACCACGTCTCCAGTGAAACTATGGTAATGGCCTGTTTCACGAAGAAACCAGCGCATCTGTAGCAAGGGATTGGTAATCTCGCTTCCAAAGAGGACTGCATTGACCTCTGTGCCTGACTCTCCAAGCACCAGGGCCATGATGATGCCCAAGATACTCAGTGTGTGGTGAGCCAGCATCAGGGCCCCCTCAGACTGGAAGTAGATGCACCAGCCCAAGTCGAAGATGAAGTAGCCCAAGGTGAAACACAGAACGTGCACTTGGAGAGGTGTATTGGGTGAGCCTGAAATAAACCAAGACAGAAGCAAATTGAGTGGCTGGGAATCGTGCTACCTTACGCAGAGATCCTGGGTTGctctttctcaaacttttctgTATCACTGAAAACAATTGCAGGCATGTGCTTTTTAAAgggaaccaaaaaataaaaaaccaaaacactaaaaTCTAAAACTTTGGTCTTTATCAAACCAATGTTACAGGGCCCAGGAAATGCTGTTCTGAAGCACCAGATCTCAATGGGTGATTTAAGCACCAGCAATTATCTCAGCATCCTCTCTGTGTAGCAGCATAAAATccagttattttgttctttcaattAAAATCCTACACAgtctctttcttgtctttttttttaaccagctaAAGCTCTGTTTCTAGACTCTTTTAGTTATTCTCTCCCACTAGCAGCAGATgctaactattatatatagaatggacaaacaacaaggtatagcacagggaactatattcaatatcctgtaataaaccataatggaaaagttaTTCTGTCCCAAATGTCAGATTAATTTCTTAGCTTAATGGGTTAGATTATTGGACATTGGTGGCCCTAACTCGTCTTGAAAGTGGACTCTGGAGAGAACCCCAAAAGTTAGTATGTTCCCATGTCCAAGAACATAGCGTGCAAGGACCTGACATGTTTTGAATCCATTAAGAGccttcatataaaatataaagcttaAGAGTTGCTTCCTATCAGTTTGACAGTTTGGGGGAAATTTCAGAAGCTCAATATGGGAAtctaaagaaattataaaaagaaagaatctaaggaattaaaaaaaatcatattctagGGAACTTATGGACTGAActatgtccctccaaaattcgtatgttgaagccctaaactccagtacctcaaaatgtgaatatatttggaaatagggtctttgaagaggtaattaagttaaaataggGATGTTAGGGTAGTGTTCTTATAAAACAAGGACATTAGGACTAGGATGTAGATAGGCAcaaaggaaagaccatgtgaagacacagcaagaaggcagctctGCACGCAAAGGAGCAAAGCCTCGGAAGAAATCAAAcccgccaacaccttgatcttgaacttctagcctccagaattgtgagaaaatcaatctctgttgtttaagctacacagtctgtagtattttgttataacagccccagcaaactaattCAAGGGGATATAGGTTTTGTATTCTAAGGAAGTAACACTTGTATCAGTACATCTAGCAGcttaaaaattaatatagctGCCCCCAAATAATGCGGCATTGGTTAAATAAAAGATAGTAAATGCATACAacacaatattatataacaactGAAAAGGATAAGGAAGATCTATATATATAGACATGGAAAGATGATGTCCTTTGAATATACAATCAAGTAAAGATTGCAGGTTACCAAAAAGTATGTTTAATGCAGTCCCTTAGTGTCTGTTTGGGGCTGGTGGTAGATGTTGATATTAGCTTTATGATTTATACATTTTGGTCGATTAAATTGTGAAAAGCAattaagatttgttttaaaaatagagagtTATGAAAAGCAGAAACAATAGGTGACACATACAAATCAGCATTAACAATGAAGATGAATGGAGACTCCCAAAGCACATTATAATAGTAATTATTCTTCAATATTCTTCAGTATTATACAAATTCTGTGGAAAAGTCCCATCCTTCTAAGACTACCCCCAAATCATAAATTCCTAAGGGAAAACTCTCTAATGTCTCCCACCTACCTGGGTGGGTAAAAGGCCAAGGGCCATCAATGAAGCCAATATAAGCTGAGAGACCTATCGAGAGGACTCCGTGGGTGAACGTAACCAGCCGGCAGCTCCACTCATAGCTTCGGTGATTATTCAGGCGACAGAAAGAAATGTAGAGCGAGAGCCAGCCCCCCAGGCTGCACAGCGCCTGCAGACACAGAGCTAAGGCCATCCTATGATGAAaagaccaaaaccagaaaaacaaaggatgcACCCTAAGAAAACAGCATTGGGTCATTTTGTGTATACGTCTTCATTTCTACTCTAAGACAGTACAAAAATATTGCCTTCCCGGAAACACTTTTTCCTTATCTACAGAGCCAAGAATCTTCTACTGAAGCGTGGCTGTATTTCTGATTGCGTGTTCCTTAGAGATAACTGGTCAAAACTGTAAACCGAAAAGCAGGAACTGCATTCTGAGTTAGCAGATGGTCTAATATGGTATATGTTGTTATGATGAGTAAATGTCAATAACCTCCCAGTGATGACTGACCTTGGACTACAATACACAAGTAATTTAATATGTGTATTAGATAATGTGTTCATATTTCAAAAATCTCAATAAGAAGCCCTCACGGAAAAACACCTCCACCACTTGTGGTCTCTGCTAGAAGTCATATGACACGTGGCAGTTTAATGTGGTTTTAAGCTGATACTAAACTCAACTGAAGTCTGGGTTTGGATCATGGGTTTATCAGTCAAAATCAAAACTTGAGGTAAACCTAAAGACAGAACTAAACAAAGACCTAAATAgtttggaagggaaaaaaaaataaactcctagTTCTATTCAGTTCTGAAATCCAACTCAAAGACTGACCAAGGGGGAAGCAGGAGTTTGAGGTACAAGTGGGGAGTTTTtgttaagatataaaaatatctttaagacaattatttagttaaaaatgaaacaatgtcaGAAAGCCACTGGCTGAAATTTTTACCGGTGATAAATGTTTCAGGACAAGAATGAGTGTAATGGAGTCAATATAGTCAGACAGGACTAAAATCTGAAAATAGCCAAGATGTCCTTATTAATATTCATTAGCTCCTCTATTGAAAgtacaaataaaaaagtaaaaaacatttCAGATATCTGTCTCATCTCAGCAGGAATTTTCTGCATGGCTACACTTATTGCTTAACCCTATTCTGACAAGTGAAATAGTATCTGTGGACCAACACACTTCAATACACAAGCCACTCCCAAGAATGCTATCCAGAGAGGGCTTTATGAAGGTCAAGTGCTGTACAGCTTTCATCTGAAATCAGATTAGAAAACAGCAGTTGTCAGTCATTGACCTGAGTTCCAGTTCTGTCTCTGCCCCTAAATAGCCATAAGAGTGTGAGCACTCACTTTCACCTCCTGagactcagtttaaaaaaaaaaagagagagagagagagagagaagaaaggaaagaaaaaaggattgaAAATAACTCTATGATCCGGCCCAGTTCTGACAAGGAGTTCTGAGATAATTTCGTAAAACATCCAGGCCAATTTTCAGAGCAAGGGCCAGAGGTACAAAGGACCCAGAGTGAAAAGAACTGTCCTCTCTCACTTCCTTTTAAAGGCCAGGGTCACCGGCCAGTAATGCGGATCAGCTCATTTGGATATGCCGATTAGTATTTTTAGAGTCCTCTTCCCTCAATCCTAATTCCCTGGCAGAACAGAGGACACGGTAGCCCAtttacaaacaaataaaagaatggaCATTTATAAATGGCAGATacaactctgtgaccttgggaaagtcactccATCTCCGCGTTTCGGCTTTTCACTTTTGGGTGAAAGAATGACAGGGTATTTAGATGGCCGATGGCCGTTCCAGCTCAGAATTCCAAGGCTCCTGTCCTTGCTCCTCCCGGTCCAGGGCCAGATTCGGGAGGAGGAGCGCTGGGCGGGCCCACCTGGCTCTGGGCCTCGGAGCAGGCGTGGCTGGAGCGAGCAGCAACCTCGGCGCCTGGCAGGCACCGCGAGCGCATCTCCCCCGGACGCGCCTACCTACAGTGTGGTCACGCCCGGCTTGGGCACACCTGAGCCGGACCGCTATGCCAGCATCCCACCCGGCGCCCGCGCCGGCGCCCAAAGCCGGAAGGAACCCCCTCCCCtcagaggccaggccaggccatcTGCCCGCTTCCTTCCCCCGCAGCGGACCGCGCAGGCCGGGCCATCCACGTCCGGAGCCCATCCCGGCCGCGGGAACCGGGCGGTCCCCGCTGCGCAGTTACCTGGCCGAGCGCCCCGGGAAGCCTCGGGAACCCCGGCCCCGGGGCTCAGGGCCCGGATCCCGGGAGCAGGAAGCAgcggaaagagggagagaggacgaGGCTCTGACGGCTGCAGAGGAGGAGCCGGTGGTCTGGGGGCACCTGCTGGCTGGGAGGACGGAGCGCACAGCCAGAGCTGGACCAGAGACTGTTCAGAAAGCGGGCGGGAGGGTCCTCCTTCTACGCGCAGGCCTGAGGGGGCGGGGCGTTGGTGGTGAGGGGTGATGATGACCTAGTGGTGACGTGAGACCTGCAGGCCGTTGCCCTTGCTTATGTGTTTGTCTGTTGTCTGTTTGGTAGAATAAAtatccatcccctccccccacgATGGGACAGCCCATCCCATAACCAGTTGtagagcacctactaagtgcttgCACCCCTGCTAGGCACTGTGTGAGATGAAAGACATAGTCCCTGCCTTCACGCTTGAGTCTAAGTTGTGAAACAAGCACACAAATAACTAATTTCCAGGGAAGCGCTCAGGCCTGAAAATTAGAGTTACATATTCCTTCTCATGTCAACCCTGTCACCAACTTGGCAGTAGAGTATAAGGCTTGAGGGTAAACCTGGCTCCGTTACTGACTGTGTatttttggacaagttacttttctgtgcctccgttttctcattcatagaatggggataataataatagctgtctCATAAAGTTATTGCAAGCATTCTACACACTTTTCATGTGGAAAGTGCTTACAGCAATGGTTGGTGCATGGAAGTCGTTATATGAATGttaattattgttgttgttacctCACTTTGGGttaatcctctctcctctctggatcTGTTTTAATACCAGGGAAAGTAAGCTTGAAGAGATAACCAAACATAAGTGTGGAGATGCAAATGGGGTAAAAAGAGCATCTGAGTTGGTTGATCAGGACAGGCAAAGGTAGGATGCTGAGAGGCCCAGACATTCTTAAGAAGAGAAGACCTTGAGCAGAATTGTGAGCATTTAGGCCATGTCTGGGAAATAATAAATAGTCTTGTTTGGGTCATTTGTCTTGCCAGCCCTTTAAGAGTAAGGATCacactcttttcatttttgtttccctaGTACCTGGTACAGAGGCAGGcgcaataaatgtttgctggttGAATGAATGGGCAATGAGCCTGGAAATGTATATTGGAAGCATACTGAAGCTCCTAAACCTTCATGACCATCTAGACCACTTGGGAAGTGTTTTCAAAATACCCTTTGTTCAGGCCGCACCTTGAAGGTTGTGCTTTAGTAGGCTTGGTGTGATGCCCAGGAATCTGTATCTTTGAAAATCTGCCCATAGATCTTCAGATGATTGGTCACATTTGGGGACCACTGATGTTTAAGGACCTTAAATGACTGATGCCAGCCTAAGATGCCAGGCTGAGGCATCTTATTATGCGGATAATAGGAAACCTATGATGATATTGGGCAAAGGGAATAATTTTACCATGCTCTCCAAGTCCTTGCTACTGAAAGTCTGGTCCAGGGACCAGCAAAATCTACATCACCTGAGAAtttgttaaaaacacaaaatctCAGACCCtaaccccagatctactgaatcagaatctgcattttaacaaagtcCCCAATGATCTGTATGAACATtcaggcagtggttctcaaccttgacaGAACAATAGAATCACTTGAGGAGCTGTTTAAAATCCCAATTCCCTGGGCCACATCCCAGACAAAGTAAATCAGAATCTGTGTGAgtgtcaaaattttttttcaagtttcccAGGTAATTCCATTGTGTAATcaaagttgagaatcactgccataTAGAGACTCAATGAAAATCAGTATAAGACTAGTTGGAAAAGACCAGATAA
Protein-coding regions in this window:
- the TLCD5 gene encoding TLC domain-containing protein 5 isoform X1 encodes the protein MTQCCFLRVHPLFFWFWSFHHRMALALCLQALCSLGGWLSLYISFCRLNNHRSYEWSCRLVTFTHGVLSIGLSAYIGFIDGPWPFTHPGSPNTPLQVHVLCFTLGYFIFDLGWCIYFQSEGALMLAHHTLSILGIIMALVLGESGTEVNAVLFGSEITNPLLQMRWFLRETGHYHSFTGDVVDFLFAALFTGVRIGVGAHLLFCEMVSPKPKWFVKVGGVAMYAVSWCFMVSIWRFAWRKSSKKYHTWRSRRSEERQVKHNGLLKTH
- the TLCD5 gene encoding TLC domain-containing protein 5 isoform X2; its protein translation is MALALCLQALCSLGGWLSLYISFCRLNNHRSYEWSCRLVTFTHGVLSIGLSAYIGFIDGPWPFTHPGSPNTPLQVHVLCFTLGYFIFDLGWCIYFQSEGALMLAHHTLSILGIIMALVLGESGTEVNAVLFGSEITNPLLQMRWFLRETGHYHSFTGDVVDFLFAALFTGVRIGVGAHLLFCEMVSPKPKWFVKVGGVAMYAVSWCFMVSIWRFAWRKSSKKYHTWRSRRSEERQVKHNGLLKTH